The stretch of DNA GAGAAGACACACATCTGTGTGGAAGCATTCCAAGTCGTATATATATGAATGCTCTGCCCTCTGGGAAGGGGGCCCAAAACCCCTCTTAAGTGTGGGCCACGTGTGGTGACATCTCCACAGGGAGAACGGCATGGgtaggggaagaaagagaaactccccagtgGAGACACATGACAGATACACCTCAGCCAGGTGACCAAGGGTACAGCCATGGTGAGGAGTCATACTGCAGCACAGCCCTGGCGGGACATGATGAGAAGGGCACTTCCCCCCTGTGGTCTTCCTCTCCAAACCCACAAGCCCAGACTAATAACGAGAAAAACATCAGAGAGGCCAGCAGAGGGGACAGTCTGTGCATCACTGTCCAGCCCTCCTCCAAACTGTCAGGGTCATTCAGACCACGAAAGTCTGAGAGACCCTCCTGGCCAAGAGCAGCTGAAGGAGACATGACGACTACTCGTCATGTGATCTTGGGACACGTCCTGGAGCAGCCAGAGGGCATGAGGTTAAACCTGAGGAAGCCTGAGTAGTATACACTTCAGTTAATGACAGTGTATCAGCATTGGGTCATTAGCTGTGACACCTTTCCCACACTGGTGCAGGATGTCAGTCGTAGGGAGACTGGGACCTGGTTGTGGGAGCCAGCAGGGCTCTTCCGCCTgagcccctcaccccacccccactgtgaAATTGGCCTTCCAGCCTCTCCGCATGTCACTTCTCACTGCTCCTGCCCAGCCGCCCCCCATCAGCATCACAGGCACTGGCATCCTCAGTGCAGATGCACGGGAGGGGGACTGACGCACTCTCTCTTGCAGTGGGCATCCCCACCATCCGGTGGTGCGGGGCTGAGGGGGACTACAACGTCATGGTGATGGAACTGTTGGGACCCAGCCTGGAAGACCTCTTCAACTTTTGCTCTAGGAAGTTCAGTCTCAAAACCGTCCTACTCCTTGCTGACCAAATGGTAagacttcatttttctccacTGAAGGGCAGCCCGCATGCTAAGCACAGGCTTGGTTTGATTCATCAATCTGATGAGGCCTTCAGGGTTGTTTGCTTCCTTTTTGTGCTATGCGTGCATACGGAGAAAACAGAAGCTTGTTAACTGTGCAAGAGATAGTGACCTGTGGAGGGAAGTGGGTGTTTGCAAGTGGGCCAGGGTTCCCTTGGTTCCTTCTGCCAGGCTGCAGCCTTGGGTTCAACCTGTCACCCCTGCTTCTCCACCTGCAGATTAGTCGTATTGAATACATACACTCGAAGAACTTCATCCACCGAGATGTGAAGCCGGACAACTTCCTCATGGGGCTGGGTAAGAAGGGCAACCTGGTCTACATCATTGACTTCGGGCTGGCTAAGAAGTACCGGGACGCCCGCACCCACCAGCACATCCCCTACCGCGAGAACAAGAACCTCACTGGGACGGCGCGGTATGCCTCCATCAACACACACCTTGGCATCGGTGAGCCCTCCCGCCCTGGCTGTCCTGCAGCCTCTTGGGGGCCCTGAGGGTTGGTTGTGGCACATTGGGTATGGAGGCTGGCATCAAACCTTCATAGCAAAGGCTGGCATCTGGGCCTGCAGACCTTGTGAGGCATGGGGGACAGCATGTGCTGGGGCTTCCTAATGGGTGGCAGTGCATCTCCTAACAGCACAGCAGCGTTGCTTCTGCAGAAGCAAAGACTCCAAGTGTCCTTCTCTGAGGCTCTGAGTTTATCCCCAGGCAGCATCTCTGGGGTGTTGCTGTGCATGCTCAGGCATGCTGCCCTGACCTGCTCTCCTCTCTATCCAGAACAATCTCGAAGGGATGACCTGGAGTCTCTGGGCTATGTGCTCATGTACTTCAACCTGGGCTCACTGCCCTGGCAGGGCCTGAAGGCTGCTACCAAGAGACAGAAGTATGAGAGGATCAGTGAGAAGAAGATGTCCACTCCCATCGAGGTGTTGTGCAAAGGCTACCCTTGTGAGTGTCCGGCGGACAGTGGGCCAGCTGTAGTTCTGTGGGAGGGCAGGGGCCTGTGAGGTCTGGAAGGACCACGGAAGTCCCCCAGAGGCTGGCTGTCCAAAGCCCCCTCAGTGTCCTGCGGAGTTAGGGAGCTGAACTAACTCAGGTGACCTGCCCTTCGAGTGGCCACAGCCTCTGTCCCTAGTGCTTCTCTGCCTTCCTGAGCCATAACTCAGggagttttccttttgtttttgtgaGACTTTTCCTGGGATAAATGTCTCAGGTAAAACTGTTATGCTCTGTGGTGCTCAGTCTTATCCTCTTTCCTCAAAGCATGCCTGATGTATCAGGCTCCAGCTTTCACAGCCTCTCTCTGTGGCTGTGGGTGGTCAAGGGTTCTGTGGACAGACACCATTCTGGCTCTCAGTCAGGAATACTGCTGGTTACCTCTGAGTCTTCTGGTGTTTACAGCTGAATTCGCCACGTACCTAAATTTCTGCCGTTCCTTGCGTTTTGACGATAAGCCTGACTACTCATACCTGAGACAGCTCTTCAGGAACTTGTTCCATCGCCAGGGTTTCTCCTATGACTACGTGTTCGACTGGAACATGCTCAAATTTGTAAGTGTGCCCCCAGCTCACTGACCACTCAGCGTGGAAGGGGCTTGCCTGTCATCAGAAGGCTGCCAGCTGCTGCCATCCCTTTCTGGGAGCTGTACGGGGTTGGGGCTTCAGGAGGCATGGCTGCCACATGGGGAGCACAAGGGGTTCTGAGAAGCAAAATGCCAGAGGGCAAGCCAAGGAGGCGCCTCAGTGCCATGACGGAGTCCCCAGTGCAGGTCTGCCCAGACCAGGGCTCTCATTTGAACTCTGCAGTCCTCGGGATGTTGTGACTGCACTGGTCTGTGAATTCCTTGTCAAGGGGATGTGACTCCCACCGGGTGGGGTGAAgactttcccctcctcccctcacctgGCTGTGCCGAGGCCCAGCCTCCCAGGGGTTGAATGGCCTGGGAGGTGCTGTGTGTTAGGTCTCCGTTTGGCCTTGTGAGGAGCTAGACTTAACATTTGATTTCCTTTGTCACCCAGTTTGTTCATTAAGTATGAgcctgtgtttgtgtgcatgcgcATTGTCAGGACTCGGGGTGGGATAGGATGGGAGCTTGGACTTCAATTTGTTTCCTCTAAAACAGGCCACCTGTCTCTGAGTTTGTTGTAGAAGTTTGTTTAATCTTTGACACTACAGCCAGAATCCccgttttttgttttaatttgcacttcctcTTTCATTAAAAGTGTGTTCTATGAGCGTAAAACAAAAATTGGCATGTTTCTAAGGTAACAAAATCTGATGGAGGAACAGAACCTCCTCCTCAGAGTGCAAAACAGGAACCCTTATCCCGTGGCCTCACGGGTGCATGGGTGCTCACACAGACCAGGTTGGGGCAGATAACTGCAGCCTCCACAAGCTGGGGCCAGCCCACAGAGCCGGCCTGCCCTGGACCTGGCCCGTGCCATCCTGCCAGACCTCTTTATTAGGATGGCCTTCGAAGGACAACCTTTGGGGGTGGTGTTGCAGGTTCCTTGGAGTCTGCACATCAAGGTGCACTTCCTGTCAGAGTTACTGTaacaaattttttgtttttacatcgTCACCCCTCACAGGGATTCGGCAAACCTCTTGTATAAAAGGCCAGACAATAAATGGTTTTCTCTCTGCCATCTGTATGGCATTGTGACCGCTCAACTCTGTGTTGTGTGTAACTGGAGAGCCGCCAAAGCAGTGCGTCAGTGAGCAGGCATGACTGTGCCAAGAAAACTATTTGCACGAATGAGTGTGGCTGCATTTGGCCCATGGGCTGCAGTTTGCAGACTCTTGACTTACGGCGCTGGTGATTAGGACATAAGCTCTCCTAGGACAGGTACCCTGGTGTCACCACTTAAAATCCAGTGTCCCTGTGCTTCTGGTTTGATACTCACTGAAAGTGTCGACTAACTGTTCTGGGAGCAGCTAGTTTAGCTGAGGTGGTGCCCACTGCCTCGCCACCCGGGACGAGCCTGGCTGCCAGCCTCGTCTCATGCGCACCAGCAGGACATGGGCCCGAGCCAGGTGTCTGGGCTCTGGTTGGACCCTTCAGCTGATCTGCCTGTCACATGGGCGCCTTCCCCCGGCTGTCGCCACGTTGGGCCGCCTCTGACCTAGGCTGGTTCCTGTCCCCTCGTGAATAATCGCAGAGAAGAAGGCCGCCAGGTGCTGTTGATGGTTGGGTTCTGAGGAGTGAGAATGCGACTGGGTGGAGATTTCCTCTGCTGGGAAAGGAGACAAGCCCGGTTCCGCTCCCCCTCGGTCGTGGGACGGGTCAAGTGTGCCCCTGGAGGGAGGAACGCCTGACTTGTCAGAGGCTGCAGACTTCAGGGGGACTGTTCCACACGCCCCCGTGTTTTTTCGAGTGGTGGCCAAGGGCCTCAGGTAGTTTTTTACCAAACCAGTTCAGTTCTGGTGTCGCCCTCTTTCCTCCATAGGGAGCCAGCCGGGCAGCTGACGATGCTGAGCGGGAACGCCGGGACCGAGAGGAGCGGTTGAGACACTCCCGAAATCCAGCCACCCGCGGCCTCCCTTCCACGGCCTCGGGCCGGCTGAGGGGGACACAGGAGGTGGCTCCTCCCACCCCCCTCACCCCTACCTCACACACTGGTGAGTGGTCCCCGAGCTGTAGGCAGCAGGGTTCTATTTTGTGTGTCGCTTGCTCTGGACACTCCAGTGTGTGACCTCATGGGGTCTGGGCGGTGTGCCTCGTGGGTGAAGCGTGCGCGTCCTCGTTCTGTTCGTTTCTTACTCCGAAATTAGACACGCCGGGGAACCACCTGGGATAGTGCCTTCCAGAATATCTATTTCTCAGAAGTGGGCCTGTTGAAGGATTGTGTTCCCTGTGAGCTCTGTTGCGTTGCCTCTTGGTCTCATGACACAACATTTAGCCTCTTCCTTGCCTGTTGAGacaggcattgtaggcagaggccCCAGCCAGCCTCCACTAGACTCCTTGTGCTTTACTCCCGGGGATCAGCCCGTGGTGCCGGCCTACCCTTAGGGTGCGGTAAGCTGTCCTGTGCCTGAAACTGAGGCAGCTGAGGGTGCTTGGTAGACATGGTTTTCAGGGAGAGACCCTGTGCTGGAGTGTGGGGTTGCATTCCGAGGCCTCACGCTTGccctgtctccctctcctccagCGAACACCTCTCCTAGGCCCGTGTCCGGCATGGAAAGAGAGCGGAAAGTGAGTATGCGGCTGCACCGCGGTGCCCCGGTCAACATCTCCTCATCCGACCTCACGGGCCGGCAAGATACCTCCCGCATGTCCACCTCACAGGTACGCGCCCCGTGGGCCAGCACCTGAGCTTGCCCAGGCCGGGTGCTGCGGGCCTCTGACTTCATGTTTGGTCTGGTCTTAATGGGCTCCAAACAAAGTGAGGTCATAGTTTCATAgtcattccttctttccttccttccctttcttcccatATTGGGGTGTTTTAACTGATGGGGTAACGTTGTACCCCTTGATGCAGCTTGGCCCCTTGGTTGAGAGCCTCCTTGATGAGCTGTGTGGGGTGAGGGCTCTACACCCCTCCCCTCAGGCTGTGCTAGGCTGGGACGTGCCACGGGGCCTTCTCTCTCCTGCTGCCCTCCACGTGGCTCCCAGCCCCCGGGCAGCCTTGGAGCCTTGGCCATCTTCCCTGTGCAGGCTGGTGCTTCTAGCCTGCTCACACCATTTGTTGTGGGCACATCCAGCCTTGGAGACTCTGTCCTCGATCTTGTTGACCAGGTGTTCCCCCAGAAGAGTGCCGGGGGCGCGGTGGGTGGCAGGGGTGGCATATTGCCGGCCATCACTGTTTAGTTTATGGGCAGAGGCCTTCTAGAGCCCAGCGCTTGGCAGTGTGCTTTGGGGCGAGGGTTCCTGTCTTCTGGTGCCCCTTCTGATGTTTGTCTTCTGTCTGGCAAGGCAAGTGTGCTCAGAGGTGCAGGGCCTGATCCCAGGCCCCTTTCCCCCCATGTCCTCTTCCCACTGTGGCTTTCCTTGCTGTCCTTCTGTGCTTGCTACCGTGCCTCCCTCAGCAGAGCAGCTCTTTGCCCACATGCGGACGTTTTTCCTCAAGTCGCTTCAGGGTCTCCTCCTGAAGTCAGGGCACTAGGGGTGTACGGGTCAGGAACAACTGAAGTGGACCATTTCTCCTGCTTCAGCCAGTGTCCTGTGGGGACTGGGACTACCCCCTGGTGTCTACTCAGTGGGTAGGTGGTGGGTTGAGGAATGTCCAAAGCCCAGGTCCCGGCCACGTGCTGGGGCAGCGGCCCTGTGCTTCACCACTATGCCTCACGTTTACACTTTGCGTCCTGCCGTCCTCGGTGCTTTCTGGGCTGTGGGCGTACAATGTTGGTGAATTTGGTGGGTCGAGCATTTTGTGAGAACTCCCAGAACCTCAGTCCTGTGGCATCCAGCCGGTCTTGTGGCAAAGGAACAAGGTGTGCCCAGGCACACTTTAATCAAGTGAAATAATGTTTCTGCCAAATTTACTAGTAATTTACTAGCAAGTCTACTAGAAATGGGTTTTTCTTATATGGTAACTTTCTCTAAGAGACTGAAGATGCAGGTAGTTCAAATTGTGTGGCTCAGTGGGTCAGTAATGAGATTGGGCCTCTTAGGGCTCCCAGCCCCACAATCGTCCTCTGTCACCACAGGGCACAGAAGGGGCTTAACAGGTTTCTTCCCACAACCCCTGGAATGCATGAGCTAGCAGTTGGGAGCAGGTCCCTGGAGGTGTTCACCATGCCTGGCCAGGAGGGCCTGGTAGAGGGCTCCAGAACACCTCAGCCAGCAAGGACTGAGGAAGGGGCAGGCTAACTTCTTTTTTAACACAAGAAAATGTGTTTTGCTTTGAGGATCACTGAGGAAAGTGGAAGAGGCTGAGAGTCCTGAGAGTGCCAGGCAGTTATGGGTTTTAATCCAGCCTCTTCACCACCTTGTGTCCATCTTCATTCAGCCCATGACCCCTGAACGTGGACAACACACAGCTTCAGGACCTTTCCTGTAAAGTCTTTC from Bos mutus isolate GX-2022 chromosome 19, NWIPB_WYAK_1.1, whole genome shotgun sequence encodes:
- the CSNK1D gene encoding casein kinase I isoform X2, whose protein sequence is MELRVGNRYRLGRKIGSGSFGDIYLGTDIAAGEEVAIKLECVKTKHPQLHIESKIYKMMQGGVGIPTIRWCGAEGDYNVMVMELLGPSLEDLFNFCSRKFSLKTVLLLADQMISRIEYIHSKNFIHRDVKPDNFLMGLGKKGNLVYIIDFGLAKKYRDARTHQHIPYRENKNLTGTARYASINTHLGIEQSRRDDLESLGYVLMYFNLGSLPWQGLKAATKRQKYERISEKKMSTPIEVLCKGYPSEFATYLNFCRSLRFDDKPDYSYLRQLFRNLFHRQGFSYDYVFDWNMLKFGASRAADDAERERRDREERLRHSRNPATRGLPSTASGRLRGTQEVAPPTPLTPTSHTANTSPRPVSGMERERKVSMRLHRGAPVNISSSDLTGRQDTSRMSTSQIPGRVASSGLQSVVHR
- the CSNK1D gene encoding casein kinase I isoform X3 gives rise to the protein MELRVGNRYRLGRKIGSGSFGDIYLGTDIAAGEEVAIKLECVKTKHPQLHIESKIYKMMQGGVGIPTIRWCGAEGDYNVMVMELLGPSLEDLFNFCSRKFSLKTVLLLADQMISRIEYIHSKNFIHRDVKPDNFLMGLGKKGNLVYIIDFGLAKKYRDARTHQHIPYRENKNLTGTARYASINTHLGIEQSRRDDLESLGYVLMYFNLGSLPWQGLKAATKRQKYERISEKKMSTPIEVLCKGYPSEFATYLNFCRSLRFDDKPDYSYLRQLFRNLFHRQGFSYDYVFDWNMLKFGASRAADDAERERRDREERLRHSRNPATRGLPSTASGRLRGTQEVAPPTPLTPTSHTANTSPRPVSGMERERKVSMRLHRGAPVNISSSDLTGRQDTSRMSTSQNSIPFEHHGK
- the CSNK1D gene encoding casein kinase I isoform X4, encoding MDILILLLLVGIPTIRWCGAEGDYNVMVMELLGPSLEDLFNFCSRKFSLKTVLLLADQMISRIEYIHSKNFIHRDVKPDNFLMGLGKKGNLVYIIDFGLAKKYRDARTHQHIPYRENKNLTGTARYASINTHLGIEQSRRDDLESLGYVLMYFNLGSLPWQGLKAATKRQKYERISEKKMSTPIEVLCKGYPSEFATYLNFCRSLRFDDKPDYSYLRQLFRNLFHRQGFSYDYVFDWNMLKFGASRAADDAERERRDREERLRHSRNPATRGLPSTASGRLRGTQEVAPPTPLTPTSHTANTSPRPVSGMERERKVSMRLHRGAPVNISSSDLTGRQDTSRMSTSQRSRDVASLRLHAARQGARCRPQRPRRTTY
- the CSNK1D gene encoding casein kinase I isoform X1, whose translation is MELRVGNRYRLGRKIGSGSFGDIYLGTDIAAGEEVAIKLECVKTKHPQLHIESKIYKMMQGGVGIPTIRWCGAEGDYNVMVMELLGPSLEDLFNFCSRKFSLKTVLLLADQMISRIEYIHSKNFIHRDVKPDNFLMGLGKKGNLVYIIDFGLAKKYRDARTHQHIPYRENKNLTGTARYASINTHLGIEQSRRDDLESLGYVLMYFNLGSLPWQGLKAATKRQKYERISEKKMSTPIEVLCKGYPSEFATYLNFCRSLRFDDKPDYSYLRQLFRNLFHRQGFSYDYVFDWNMLKFGASRAADDAERERRDREERLRHSRNPATRGLPSTASGRLRGTQEVAPPTPLTPTSHTANTSPRPVSGMERERKVSMRLHRGAPVNISSSDLTGRQDTSRMSTSQRSRDVASLRLHAARQGARCRPQRPRRTTY